A DNA window from Caulobacter mirabilis contains the following coding sequences:
- a CDS encoding DNA gyrase inhibitor YacG codes for MSRTCPICSKPTEEAYRPFCSKRCADVDLQRWFTGGYAIPVVEDDDEDGGLPQEIRED; via the coding sequence ATGAGCAGGACCTGCCCGATCTGCAGCAAGCCGACGGAAGAGGCCTATCGGCCGTTCTGCTCGAAACGCTGCGCGGACGTGGACCTGCAGCGCTGGTTCACGGGCGGCTACGCCATCCCCGTGGTCGAGGATGATGACGAGGACGGCGGCCTTCCACAGGAAATTCGCGAAGATTGA